The following DNA comes from Acidobacteriota bacterium.
GACCTGGCGGCCCGGCACGCTGGTGACGATGCGATTGACTGCGTCCACAAAGCGCGCCGCCGCCAGCAAGGCATCGTGCCGCTGGTTCATCGGCGTCGTGCCCGCGTGGTTGGCGAAACCCTCGACCGACACGTCCCACCAATAGACGCCGACGATGCCTTCGACCACGCCGATGTCGAGCCGCTCGGCGTGCAACACGCCGCCTTGTTCGATGTGCAATTCCAGGTAGCCCGCGATGTCGCCGCGTTTGCGCACGACGCTGGCGAGTTTGTCGGGATCGCCGCCGATGAACCTGATGCCTTCGCGGAGGATCTTTTTGCTGTTGGTGATTTGATTGAGTTCGCGTTCGGTCAGTTCTTTTGCCAGCGCGTGGCTGCCGATGGTGCCGCCCTCTTCGTTTTGAAAGAGGATGACTTCAAGCGGGTGACGCAACATCACATTGTTTTCGGCCAGCGTCTGCGCGACTTCAAGCGCGCCCATCGAACCGACCTGCCCGTCGTAACTGCCGCCCGCCGGTACCGAATCAATGTGCGAACCAATCAGCAGCGGTTTCAGGCTGGCGTCTTGGCCGGCGCGGCGTCCGATCAGATTGCCCGCCGCGTCAATGCTCACGTCAAGTTTGGCTTCACGTAACAACCTTGCCGCGTACTCGCGCCCTTGCAGGTCGGTGTCGGTATAGGCAACGCGCTGTGTGCCGCCTTCGGGCGTTTTGCCGAATTGCGCCAGTTCGGCCAAATGGGCGTTGAGCCGCGCGCCGTTGACGCGCAGCCTGGCAGTGGATTGTGACAAGGGCGCCGCTAAGCCGCCCGCAACAGAGAGCAATCCGAAATTGAATTCTCGACGATTCATTGGCTTCCTCGCTTTATCCTTTTTCATATTATTGCTTATTACCCAAGTATGTTCAGCGGGGCCGGCGTGCAGAAAAAATTGCCAGCCCGTGAAACGGCGCGGCTGCTTTTATTGCCAGGTAAGCCGCAAAAACTTCTTTGACAACCACAAAAAAACGAAGAGCACGAAGAAGAACAGGAAGAGAAGGAGAATGCCTGCAAACATTACCACTTTCTCGCTACTCTTCGTGTTCTTCGTTTCTTCGTGGTGATAAGTTTCTGTCAACGAGCTTTTGGCGACTTACTTAAACAGCAGGCAGATAAACAAAATCGGCAACTCGCCGTGATGTTTTGCGCGCTGGCGACATTGCTACATGAAAGGAAAAAACAAAAACCGCGTAAGAGCCCGCAAACTCTGTTAGCAGGGGTTATCTTGACGAGCGTCAAGCCCAGACATAATAATCCGCGCCTCTGCTATTTCCCATCTTCGACCAAGGGAAAGTAACTCTCGACTGCGCCTGGTTCTTTAGCCGCGGTACGGCTGAAGCGGCGTAATAGTTAACTCTGTCGTTCCGAGGAAAGCATATGACAAGTCGCAACCGCACGCAGTTGACGCTTTTGACGGCAGCTTTGCTGGCCGTATTTTGCCTGGCCGGCTTTCGGCAGCAGGCCGCCACATTGCAAGCCCAGGCCCAAGCTCCCGCGCTCTCTCAGCAGATGCCGGTTGATCCGCAAATCACCATCGGCAAGCTCTCCAACGGCGTGCGCTATTACATTCGCGCCAACAAAAAGCCCGAAAAACGCGCCGAACTGCGCCTGGTGGTCAAGGCCGGTTCCATTTTGGAAGAGGACGATCAGCAAGGCATGGCGCATTTCGTCGAGCACATGGCTTTTAACGGCACCAAGCATTTCCCCAAGAACGAGATCGTCTCCTTCATCGAAAAACTGGGTATGCGCTTCGGCGCGGATTTGAACGCCTACACCAGCTTTGACGAAACGGTTTATATGCTGCAAGTCCCGACTGACAAACCCGAAACATTGGAGCGCGCGCTGTTGGTGCTGGAAGATTGGGCGACCAACGTCACGTTCGATGACACAGAAATAGAGAAAGAGCGCGGCGTGGTGTTGGAAGAGTGGCGCTTGCGGCTGGGCGCCGGTTCGCGCATGCAGCAAAAGATTCTGCCGGTCTTGCTCAGAGGCTCGCGTTACGCCGACCGCTTGCCGATTGGCAAACCTGAAATCATTCAAACCGGCAAGGCCGAACGCTTGAAGAAATTTTATGCCGACTGGTACCGCCCCGATTTGATGGCGGTGGTCGCGGTGGGCGATTTCGACAAAGCCGCGCTTGAAAAAATGGTCACGGCGCACTTTGGTTCAATCCCCGCCGCCGCCAAAGCGCGCCCGCGTCAAAGCTACGACATTCCTGACAACGCCGGCACGTCTTACGTCATTACGACCGACAAAGAGAACACTGCTGCTTCAATCGAAGTTGATACGTTGCTGCCCGCCGCCGCACAAGGGTCAGTCGGCGTTTACCGGCAGAAGCTCGTCAACCGTTTGTTTTCCAGCCTGCTTTCAGCCCGGCTGGCCGAGGTCGCACAGCAGCCGAATGCCCCGTTCATCTTTGCGGGCGGCGGGCGCGGCGGCTTTCTGGCGCGCACCAAAGATCAGGCTTCGCTGTTCGCACAAGTCAAAGAAGACGGCCTCGAGCGCGGTTTGGACGCTTTGCTGACCGAGGTCGAACGCGTCGTGCGTTTCGGTTTTACGGCCACTGAACTCGAGCGGCAAAAACAAAGCGCGCTACGCAATAGCGAACGCATCTTGAACGAAAGAGAGAGCCGCGAATCGCGCAGCCGCGCCGATGAATACATTCGCAACTTCCTGGAAAACGAAACGCTGCCCACCGCCGAAGATGAATACGCTATGCAGACGCGCTTCATACCGGCAGTCACGCTCGACGAAATCAACCAGCTCGCCAAGGCCTGGTACTCCGATAAAAACCGCGTGGTCGTCGCCACCGCTCCGCAAAAGAGCGGTTTGGCGGTGCCCGACGAAGCCAAGCTGGCGGCGGTCATCAAAGCTGTCCCGGCAAAAGAACTGAAGCCTTATGTTGACGCCCTCAGCGCCGCCGCCTTGCTCGACCCCATCCCAACGCCGGGGGCGATTACCAAAACCAAAAACCGGGACGCCCTGGGCATCACTGAATTGGAGCTGTCCAACGGCGTCAAAGTCGTGTTGTTGCCGACCACCTTCAAGACTGATGAAATCCTGTTTCGCGCCACCAGCCCGGGCGGAACTTCGCTGGCCGCCGACAAAGACTACATTGCAGCCAGCACCGCCACCCAGGTTGTCACAGCCGGCGGCGTCGGCAAATTCAACGCCAATGATCTGCGCAAGCTGTTGACCGGCAAAGTGGCGTCAGTCGCGCCGTTCATTTCAGAACTTGAAGAAGGGCTGAACGGTAACAGTTCACGCCAAGACCTCGAAACAATGTTCCAGTTGATCTATCTCAGATTCACGCAACCCAGGGCCGACGCCACAGCTTTTGCCGTGCAGGCAAATCAGATGAAAACCATACTGGCCAATCAAGCGGCTTCGCCCTCGTTTGCATTTTTCGAGGCGCTCTCGGCAGCCCGGTTCCAAAATCATCCGCGCCGGCGCATCGCCACGGCGGCGACGATTGACGAATGGAATTTGGACAAGTCCCTGGCGTTTTACAAAGACCGCTTTGCCGACGCCGGCGACTTCACCTTTTTCTTCGTCGGCAGCTTTGACCTGCCGGCCATCAAGCCGCTGATCGAACGTTATCTGGGAGCTTTGCCCACGACCAAACGCAAAGAAAGCTGGAAGGACTTGGGCATTCGCCCGCCGGCTGGCGTGGTCGAAAAGAAAATTGAAAAGGGCCTTGAACCAAAAAGTCAGGTGGCGATTATTTTCAGCGGGCAATTCGAATACGAGCAAGCCAAGCGTGTGGCCCTGCGGTCAATGTCCGAAATCCTGGGAAACATGCTGCTGGCAGCCATCCGCGAAGAACTCGGCGGCGCTTATGGCATCAGCGCCAATCCCAGTTACCAAAAAGACCCGCAGCCTGAATACTCCATCGCCATTCAGTTTGCCTGCGACCCGCAACGCGCCGACGATTTGATCAAACGCGTGTTTCAGGAGATCGAACAACTCAAAGCGAAAGGCCCGACCGAAAAGCAGTTGACCGACGAAAAAGAAGCACTGCTGCGGGAATTTGAAACCAGCATCAAACAGAACAACTATCTGCTCAGCCAATTGATGGCCAGATACCAGGCGGGCGACGATCCAGCCGCGCTCTGGAACATGCCTGAGCATTACAAAAAGCTCGACGCCGCCACGATTCAACAAGCAGCCAAACAGTATCTGAACACGAGCAACTACGTGAAAGTGACCATGTTCCCTGAAAAGAAATAGCTGCCCGCAACAGCGCGCGCGCCACTTGCTGCTTGCTTGTTTAAGTGACCTGCAAAAAGTCCTTTGACAAAAACTATTCACCACGAAGCAACGAAGAACACGAAGAAAGAGAAGAAAACATCAATGTTGATCGGCCTCCTATCTTCTCCTTCCTGTTCTTCTTCGTGCTCTTCGTTGCTTCGTGGTTGTCCAGGAATATTTTGCCGCCTGTTTAGTCGCCTCATTTGACCGGCACACCCAACGTGTCGTGATGCTGCGCGATCAACGCGCGCAAGTAAGGCCCGATGTGTTTTGCCGATTCAAAGCCTGCCGCGCGCGCCGCCGCGTCTTGATCTTTTTCCGCAATGTCCGCGCTCTCGGCGTAATGCTTCAAATCGCGGTACAGCCCCAGCGTGAACAAGTCCCAGCCCGCGCCCTGATCGCGCGTGAAGATAAAATTGCCGGGCCGTTTGAGCGTGCGTTGATAGGCGTTTTCCATCTCGCGCTCTTTGTAAAGTTCGGCGTGTTTGCCCGCCAGCGCCTGAAAAATTTCGAGGTGATAAAAACCGGCTTTGGCCGCCGCCGCTTTCAACTCAGCCAATGGCGGGCCGTAAACGAACAAGTCCTCTTGCCAGGCGATCAGCTCTTTCAGCTTGGCTGCGAACGGCTGCGCAGCTTGCTGGCGTTTGGCAATCCGCGCGGCCTGATAAAACTCGCTGTAACCACCCAATGGAAACAACATCAGCAAATCCCACTTGTCGCCCTGCGTGTGGCGGATGACGAACGGCGCTTCGTCGCCAGCGGCGGCGTAAGTTGGCAGACGCTGTTTGTGCAGTTCGATCAACTCTAGCAGCTTGCCCGGCGCGGCTTGCACGAATTTGGCTTGGTAAAGATAGCCCGGTTCGGCGGCCAGTACGTGCGCTGCCAAAAGCAAAAAGACTGTCGTCAGAAAAATCGTTCGCATCGCTACCTCCACAAGCTGGTTTTGGTAATGGGGTTAAATGAAGCCTGTGCTTATTTATCCAGAGGCCCGTCAGCACTTTGGCTGGGCGTAGCCTTTGGAGTGCCGAAATAAGCACAGGCTTCGGTTAAATCAGCACAAGCTTCGCTTCTTTAGCGCGCCACCACGCCGATGTTCGCAATGGTCGCGCCTTTCGTCATCGAAGGTACCGCGCAGATATACAAGACCACGCCCGCCACCGGCGCGCGCGCTTCAAAGAGCGGCTTGCCCAGGTAATCGGTGACGTAGCCGACGCGCATCCCTTGTTCGATGTATGTCCCGCGCCGCACCAGCGGATAAAAGATGCCTGCCTGTTCGCTCGCTATCGTCTCGATCTTTTCAATCCAGACCGGATGCTCGATCACTGTCGCCGCGCCCGGCAATATCTTCAGGTAGCGCATCACATTCAAGCAGCCGTTCAGCAACGCGCCGACATCGTCCGCTTCGACCGTGCCTGCGTGGCCCGCCTCGGCAGTGATGGAAGGCTTGCCGCGCGTGCTGGCGGTGTTTTCGAGATAACGCGAAGCCTGCGGGTCTTTGGGCCGGTCGGCTGAGATGATGATGTGATCGAGGCCGAAGGCGAGCACCATCTCGCGCGAGATGCGATCCTGAGCTTCGTTGCCGGTTTTCGTCCAGTAACTGTAAGGCCGCAGGCTCTCGTCTAAATCGCCGCCGTGCAGGTCAATCAGATGATCGCACTGTTCGACGACTTGTTTGGTAATCAGGAAGGACGCGCGCTCGGTTTGCGTGCCGTCCGGCTTGCCGGGATAAAAGCGATTCATGCTCTTGCCGTCCACCGGATTGACGTGCGGCACTTTCTGCTCAAAGGACGGAAGGTTGATGAGCGGCACGACGATCACCGTCCCACTCAGCGCCGCCGGGTTGAGCACACCCAGCAAGCGTTCGAGCGCGATGATCGAAGCGTATTCCGTCCCGTGCGCGCCCGCCACAACGGCCAGCACCGGCCCCGGCTTCACGCCGTGAAAGACGGCGACCGGAATGTCGAGCGCGGCATCGCTGCCAGCGGGCACGGCGATCACGCCGGTCGCTTTTTGGCCGCGTGTGGCGGTCGCAGTGCCGACGGTAAAGGTCGCGCGTTCCTGCGCGGCCAACGGCGCGGCCGGCAGCAGACACAGCAACGTCAGGAATGGCAGTTTATACATCGCGTGATCTCCTTGGGTTAGGTTCGATATTGCAGAGTGATAAAGCTTGCGATTTTGCAGCCGCGTAGCGGTGACCTGAATTTAGCCCGGCGTTTCAACGCCGGGAAGCGCGGCACAACTGCCCTGCGTCGCGTAGCGACGGTTGAAACGGAAGCTATTGTCGCACAGATTTCAAGCGTCGCTACGCGACGCGGAACGGTTCCACTTCGACTACCGTGGTTTGAAAACCACGGCTAAATTCAACTGTCGCGCCGCGACAAAAACCAACAAGTCCGACATTTTTATTACCAACCATCATTGATCCATTCGCCCCCTGCTCACTCCGGCAACCCGACGCGCCGCACGAAAGCAGCAAAGCGAGCGGCGGCGCGCAGGCTGTCATAGAGGGGGTCGAACTTGACTTCAAAGATCAGCCCATTCGGTTCCTGCTCGGCTTTGGCCAGCCAGGCAAAGGCTTGTTCTTTGTCCGCCAGCCGTGTCTGGGCCAGCACGAAATTCATCGCCGGGACGTATTTGCCGCGTTGGGCTTGGGCATTCAATTGGCCGAGTTTCTTTTGCCAGAGGGCACGCACGGTGGCCTTGAAACCCGATGCGGCGTAGGTGCGATTAAGCAGTTGCGCCGCTTCGTTGTCTTCCGTCAGGGTCAATGCTTTGCTCCATTCGACGACGGCTTCCGGCTGCTTTCCTTGCAACTCGAAGGCGTCCCCTAACATTTCGTGCGTGATGGCATTGTTCGGGTCTAGCTCCAGCGTCTTTTGATATTGTTCGATGGCGCGGTCATAGGCGCGCGTCCGGTAGAAAAACCTGGCCAAAAAATAGTTATAGCGCACTGACATCGGTTCCATTTCCAGGACTCTTTGATGCTGGGCAAGCGCTTCTTCAGACCGCCCGACTTCTTCTAAAAAAGCGCCATAATGGCTGCGCCCCTCCGTGTATTTCGGATTTAATTCGAGGGCGCGCAGAATATCTTTCTCCGCCCCTGCCCGGTCGTGGTGAAACTGTTTGACGCCTGCCAGCGCGCTATAAGCATCGGGCAAGGTGTCGTCTAAGGCTAAGGCTTTATACACCGCCGCCTCTGACTTCGCCCAATTCTCGGCAGGCGACAAGGCACCAAATACGACACCAAAGCCGTAGTATTCCGCCAAGCCTGCGTAAGCGAGCGCATAGTTCGGGTCAAGGTCAATTGCCTGTTGATAATAATCGCGGCTTTTCTCAAACCCTTGGGCCGGAAATTTCAACCAATGGTAATGCCCTTTCAAGTAAAGCTGGTAAGCCGCAGCATTTTCCGTATAGTTTTTCGTCAACTTTTGCTCATCCGCGCCAGAGAGCTTGATTTGTAATTTGCGCGAGATGTCCCGCGCCACTTCGCTCTGCGCTGCAAGCAGGTTAGCAAGTTTCGGGTTATAGCGATCGCCCCAAAGTTGCGCGCCGCCCGTGACCTCAATCAGTTCGGTTTGAATGACGAGGCTATCGCCGCGTTGTTGCACGCGCCCGGTCAGCACGGCACGCACGCCCAGTTCTTTGCCAATGCGCTGTGGGTCATCCGCTTTGCCCTTGAAGCGAAAGACGGTCGTGCGTGGCAGCACGCGCAGGCGCGGCAATTGCGCCAGCGCGTTGATGAGCGATTCGGTCAGGCCGTCCGACAGATACTCCATCTCAGGATCGCCGCTCGCGTTGGTGAAGGGCAGAATGGCGAGCGAATCTATCGGCTTGGCGTTGCCCGCCAGAAAAGCGAAATAGCCGCCGACCGTCACCAGCGACAGCAACAGCAGCCCGACGCCGAGTTTGTGCCGTTTCATTTCACCAAGAATGACGGCGGCGCTCGAAGTCGTGCGCGCGGGAGCCGCCTCATTCGTCGCGGCCTCGGCTGGCGGCGCGTTCGTCGCCCCACCTTCCGGCAAAAGCTCGCGCGTCCCGGCGCTGCCGCCGGAAGGTGCGGCGACAAGCGCCTGCGCGCCTTTCAGCCTCGCCTCAAACTCGATCTCCTGCTTCAAGTCGCCGAGGTCAATCAATAGGTCTTTGACGTGTTGGTAGCGCTGCTCGCGGTCTTTGCGCAGCGCCTTGCTGACGATGCGTTGCAATTCGGCGGGCACGGCGGGCGCGTGCTGCGCGAGCGGCAGCGGTTCTTTTTCCACGATGGCGATGATCACATCGGTAGTCGTCGTGCCCGTAAACGGCACACACCCGGCGAGCATTTCATACAGCACAATGCCCAGGCTGAAGATGTCGCTGCGCGCGTCCATGTCGTGCAAGCCGCGCGCCTGTTCCGGCGACATATACCCGACCGTGCCCAGCACCGTGCCGGGGTTCGTCAATTGCGGATTGCGAATTGCGGATTGCGGATTCTTTGGCTCCACTTGTAATAGTGTTTCGGCTTCTTCATTCCGCATTCCGAGATCCACATTCCGCATTCCCCTGAGTTTCGCCAGGCCGAAGTCGAGAATCTTCACGCGCTCATCTTTGGTGACGAACAAGTTCTCCGGTTTCAAGTCACGATGGACGATGCCTTTCTCGTGCGCGGCGGCGAGGCCGCTGGCGATCTGCTGCGCGTACTCAAGCGCTTTGCGCACCGGCAGCGCGCCGTCTTTGAGTTGCGCGCGCAGTTCCACGCCTGCCAGCAATTCGGCGACGATGAAGGGCGCACCCGCGTGCGAGCCGATGTCGTAGATCGTCAGAATGTTCGGATGATTCAAGGCAGAGGTCGCGCGCGCTTCCTGTTCAAAGCGGCGCAACCGGTCGGCGTCGTGGGCGAAATCGGTGGGCAGGACTTTGATAGCGACATCACGATTCAGGCGCGTGTCCTGCGCCGCGTAAACCTCACCCATTCCACCCGCGCCGAGCGGGGCGAGGATTTCGTAGTGATTGAAGCGCGTGCCAGCGGCAATCGCCATCGTGGGGCCTCCTGAATGTTGTGTAATGGGGAGGGATAGCGCAGCTTAGCTGCCGCGCCGCCTGGCGGTCATCCGCGCAACGTGTCAGTAAAGCAGCCCCGACACGCCGTGCTGAACCAGCACGTCAACGCGTATACCGGCCGTTCGGCATTCTGACCGGCCCCGGATGAAAGAACTTCTCCGGCGTCATCACCCCATCTTTCTTGAAGACCCCGCCGTTTTTCATCACGAATTGCACGTTGCGCAAGGCATCAATATCGCTGAGCGGATCGCCCGCCACCGCAATCAAGTCGGCGAACATCCCGACCTTGAGCGGCCCACGTTCTTTGACGATGTCGGCGGCCTTGTAGCCATTGATCGTCAGCGCGCGCAGGATGTCGGCGTTGGGGATACCCGCCACCTTCCACGTTTCCAAAAAAGCAATCGTCAAATCGCCGCGCGTCAGCCATTCGCCGGTCTTGACGTCCTTCATACGTTCGTTCCAATAATCGAAGTCGGTCGAATAGGTCAGCGGCACTTTCTTTTCCCAGGCGTCGCGCAGCTTGGCGGCGGTTTGTTTGAAGGCCGCTTCAGTGCCGCGATAGTTGGTGAACGGTGTGTCAGTGCCCGCCAGGAAAATCCCCTTCTCGGCCATCTGGCGATGATGGTCGGGCGTCAGCGCCTGGCCGTGGGCGATGATGTGAATGCCCGCGTCAATCGCGCGTTGCGCGCCTTCGGGCGTTTGGACGTGGCCTTCGACCTTGCAGCCGCCCTTGGCCGCTTCGCTGATCGCCAGCTTGATGTCTTCGACCGAATAGCCCCAGGGTTTGCAATCAATGCAGAGCTTGATCGTGCGTGCGCCGAACAACATGTTCTCGCGCACGGCGCGGATGATTTCGTCGTGCGTGTTGGCATCCAGGTATTCGGGGTAAACGAGGTTGTGCTGCTTGTACATCTCCGGCGTAGGCCACAACTGACCGCCCGTGCCGCCGATGATGATACCCGACGGAATCACGGTCGGCCCCGGCAGCCAGCCCTGTTCGATGGCCTGGCGCAACGCCGTGTCGGCGTACATCCCGTTGTTGCCCACGTCGCGGATGACGGTGAAGCCCGCGTTGAGCAATTGAATGCCATTCGACGCCGCCTGTATCGCGCGCAGCGGCGTGGATTCCATCACGTAAGTCAAATAGTAATAATTATTCTCTGGCTGCTCTTTGTAGGTCATCGCCATGTGCGTGTGCGCGTCAACAAGGCCCGGCAGCACGGTGAGCTTCGACAGGTCAATGACCGTCGC
Coding sequences within:
- a CDS encoding amidohydrolase family protein, which produces MNKKTVAFGLLLVALLASLTVAQSPAITAIKAGRLLDPETGTAAVNQVILIEGEKIKAIGANLAIPAGATVIDLSKLTVLPGLVDAHTHMAMTYKEQPENNYYYLTYVMESTPLRAIQAASNGIQLLNAGFTVIRDVGNNGMYADTALRQAIEQGWLPGPTVIPSGIIIGGTGGQLWPTPEMYKQHNLVYPEYLDANTHDEIIRAVRENMLFGARTIKLCIDCKPWGYSVEDIKLAISEAAKGGCKVEGHVQTPEGAQRAIDAGIHIIAHGQALTPDHHRQMAEKGIFLAGTDTPFTNYRGTEAAFKQTAAKLRDAWEKKVPLTYSTDFDYWNERMKDVKTGEWLTRGDLTIAFLETWKVAGIPNADILRALTINGYKAADIVKERGPLKVGMFADLIAVAGDPLSDIDALRNVQFVMKNGGVFKKDGVMTPEKFFHPGPVRMPNGRYTR
- a CDS encoding succinylglutamate desuccinylase/aspartoacylase family protein, with the translated sequence MYKLPFLTLLCLLPAAPLAAQERATFTVGTATATRGQKATGVIAVPAGSDAALDIPVAVFHGVKPGPVLAVVAGAHGTEYASIIALERLLGVLNPAALSGTVIVVPLINLPSFEQKVPHVNPVDGKSMNRFYPGKPDGTQTERASFLITKQVVEQCDHLIDLHGGDLDESLRPYSYWTKTGNEAQDRISREMVLAFGLDHIIISADRPKDPQASRYLENTASTRGKPSITAEAGHAGTVEADDVGALLNGCLNVMRYLKILPGAATVIEHPVWIEKIETIASEQAGIFYPLVRRGTYIEQGMRVGYVTDYLGKPLFEARAPVAGVVLYICAVPSMTKGATIANIGVVAR
- a CDS encoding protein kinase yields the protein MAIAAGTRFNHYEILAPLGAGGMGEVYAAQDTRLNRDVAIKVLPTDFAHDADRLRRFEQEARATSALNHPNILTIYDIGSHAGAPFIVAELLAGVELRAQLKDGALPVRKALEYAQQIASGLAAAHEKGIVHRDLKPENLFVTKDERVKILDFGLAKLRGMRNVDLGMRNEEAETLLQVEPKNPQSAIRNPQLTNPGTVLGTVGYMSPEQARGLHDMDARSDIFSLGIVLYEMLAGCVPFTGTTTTDVIIAIVEKEPLPLAQHAPAVPAELQRIVSKALRKDREQRYQHVKDLLIDLGDLKQEIEFEARLKGAQALVAAPSGGSAGTRELLPEGGATNAPPAEAATNEAAPARTTSSAAVILGEMKRHKLGVGLLLLSLVTVGGYFAFLAGNAKPIDSLAILPFTNASGDPEMEYLSDGLTESLINALAQLPRLRVLPRTTVFRFKGKADDPQRIGKELGVRAVLTGRVQQRGDSLVIQTELIEVTGGAQLWGDRYNPKLANLLAAQSEVARDISRKLQIKLSGADEQKLTKNYTENAAAYQLYLKGHYHWLKFPAQGFEKSRDYYQQAIDLDPNYALAYAGLAEYYGFGVVFGALSPAENWAKSEAAVYKALALDDTLPDAYSALAGVKQFHHDRAGAEKDILRALELNPKYTEGRSHYGAFLEEVGRSEEALAQHQRVLEMEPMSVRYNYFLARFFYRTRAYDRAIEQYQKTLELDPNNAITHEMLGDAFELQGKQPEAVVEWSKALTLTEDNEAAQLLNRTYAASGFKATVRALWQKKLGQLNAQAQRGKYVPAMNFVLAQTRLADKEQAFAWLAKAEQEPNGLIFEVKFDPLYDSLRAAARFAAFVRRVGLPE
- a CDS encoding insulinase family protein; this encodes MTSRNRTQLTLLTAALLAVFCLAGFRQQAATLQAQAQAPALSQQMPVDPQITIGKLSNGVRYYIRANKKPEKRAELRLVVKAGSILEEDDQQGMAHFVEHMAFNGTKHFPKNEIVSFIEKLGMRFGADLNAYTSFDETVYMLQVPTDKPETLERALLVLEDWATNVTFDDTEIEKERGVVLEEWRLRLGAGSRMQQKILPVLLRGSRYADRLPIGKPEIIQTGKAERLKKFYADWYRPDLMAVVAVGDFDKAALEKMVTAHFGSIPAAAKARPRQSYDIPDNAGTSYVITTDKENTAASIEVDTLLPAAAQGSVGVYRQKLVNRLFSSLLSARLAEVAQQPNAPFIFAGGGRGGFLARTKDQASLFAQVKEDGLERGLDALLTEVERVVRFGFTATELERQKQSALRNSERILNERESRESRSRADEYIRNFLENETLPTAEDEYAMQTRFIPAVTLDEINQLAKAWYSDKNRVVVATAPQKSGLAVPDEAKLAAVIKAVPAKELKPYVDALSAAALLDPIPTPGAITKTKNRDALGITELELSNGVKVVLLPTTFKTDEILFRATSPGGTSLAADKDYIAASTATQVVTAGGVGKFNANDLRKLLTGKVASVAPFISELEEGLNGNSSRQDLETMFQLIYLRFTQPRADATAFAVQANQMKTILANQAASPSFAFFEALSAARFQNHPRRRIATAATIDEWNLDKSLAFYKDRFADAGDFTFFFVGSFDLPAIKPLIERYLGALPTTKRKESWKDLGIRPPAGVVEKKIEKGLEPKSQVAIIFSGQFEYEQAKRVALRSMSEILGNMLLAAIREELGGAYGISANPSYQKDPQPEYSIAIQFACDPQRADDLIKRVFQEIEQLKAKGPTEKQLTDEKEALLREFETSIKQNNYLLSQLMARYQAGDDPAALWNMPEHYKKLDAATIQQAAKQYLNTSNYVKVTMFPEKK